One Lachancea thermotolerans CBS 6340 chromosome B complete sequence genomic window, AGTTTCCCCAAAATTTATAAGCACACCCCCCCGCGGGACCGCAGTCCTCAAATTTCTATAGGCCGTCCCGACAGCAATTGTATTTACTGCGTTGCCTCTCTGGTCCATTAGCACTTCATAAAATGTCCCTTACCGCAGTGTCCCTTATTCGTATATTGCTGCAAAGTGATCGGTCCAGAATTACAGCGCGGACGCTAGTTTTAGGGATGCGCCCCCAAAATACAAGGACTGCCGCGCCAAATGGCGGCTCGCTGCAGCATTCCTGCTCCGGACGTTAAAACCGTCAGAGCCTCTGCTATTCCTTGCATTTTCGGATTTAAAGTTTCGCCCTTTGTAAGCAGCGGAAAGATTATGCAATAAATAAGTATACGTATCGCCCGTGACAGCAAGCGAAATACTTATAGAAAATGTAAATTAAGCGACCAATCTGGAGGTTTGAGGCCTAGAACGGCCCTCTCTCTCCAGTGGTGGCACATTCTTGTCCGTAGGCTTGGACACTGGAACCGCGCCCATGAGACCCTTTCTCTCCGCTAGCGATGAGTTTCTGGCGTAGAGGgggttttcttgaaagtaTTCATCGATGATGGGGTGCAGGAGAACCGTCTGGTTTTTGATGGTAAGTATGGTGTTGGTGGGCACGGTGATCCAGTCGCCGCGCTCGAAGGTGAGCGGTTCGGACGCGACCATGACAACATCCTGGTTTCTGTCCAGCCGCTCCATTCTGTATTCACCGGGGGCATATTCCACGAAGCTGGAGCCGCAGCTGAAATGCAATGATGCACCCTGATATTTCCTTGAGGTGATGTATCTGGAAACCACAACATCGGTACCGTCGGTGACGGCAAAATTCAAGATTGAAGGCTCCGCATCGGGGTCGTTACCGTTGGCCTCCTTAGTCCAGTCTTTGATGATCTCGATAGTGCGTAGCATACAATTCCGCAGTGTAGTGTGTCCGAAATGCCCGGTGCTTTCCGAGGGATTAGATCCCATTTTCTCCAGCGTATCAAGGAAAAGCGCGAACGCACACTCAGAGTCCGTGCTGCCTTGGATCAGGTTGAAGTACTCGTCGCCGATATGCGCCAAAAGTCGTCTCTTGATCTTAGTGAAGTTCCCGATGCCCCCGTTGTGCATGAATGTAATGTTGTGGTAGGTAAAAGGATGACAGTTTGTCTCAGACAGTACGCCGTAGGTGGAAGCTCTAACGTGTGCGAACACAAGGTCAGACTTAGTTTTTTCAGCCAACGTTTCCAAGTTTTGGTTATTCCAGGCAGGTGTGATGGCTTTGAATAGACAAGGGCCATCTTCGCTCAGCTCCTGGTCAAGAGGATAGTACGCCACGCCAAATCCATCACCGTTGATAGGCCTTCTCATGTCAACCCGAAGGCGACTGTCAAACGATTGCTTGATAATCGAGTGTGCTGGCCTTGTCAACAAGTGTGATAGCCGGATGGGCTCTTTGCCTGTCACGAAGTTAGTCCCGGTGtctagctcatcgcatgGACCATGTCCATCAACGTGGACACATACCTTTAAAGATTAGAAATCTGCACATTGCTTGCCCCGATATCAGTACCTTCTTTGATGTTAACAGGGGGTAGGTGCTCAAGCTTGAGTATATATAGGTGCGTGGCTATGGCTTTTATGGAATGACCTATATTTTAACACCGAGCGTAAGCGCCTTACAGAAATGAGAACTTTATATGAAATGTGGCATTTTATGAAAGATAAGTCACGATATTTTACACGTGATATAGAATTTAAGGCCAAAGCTGGAACGAACAAAATACTAGTGAGCTGTCCTCATCGCCCGCCCTTATCAATGCATTTTCATCCTTTATTGGCTAATTGTCGTTCGGCAGCTCCGGCTCTTATTCTTTTGTGTCAAGAACTATCGTAACGGGGCCTTCGTTCACTAGCTCGCAGCTCATCATAGCACCAAACACTCCGTCCTTCACGTTCTCGTCCCCCATGTCTTTTCTCAGTAAGCCCAGGAATTCATCATATAGCCCTTTCGCTATAGGCCCCTTTTGTGCTAGGTGAAAGTCCGGCTTGGTGCCCTTCTTGGTAACTGCCTGCAACGTGAATTGAGAAATAGATAAGATCTGCCCACCAGCTTCTTTCACGttttttttccagaagGCCCCGTTCTCGTCTTCAAATATGCGCAAGTTGAGCACCTTCCTGGATATTTTCTCCGCGTCTTCAATGGTGTCATGGACCGAAATTCCTACCAGAAGCATGTAGCCTTCCTTGATGCTGCAAAACTTAAGTTAGAAACGGGCCAAGCACTATTCAATTATAGCTTTTCACATACGCAGACACGACTTCTGAGTCCACCGTAACAGCTGCTTTGCTGACCTTCTGAAGAACCACTCTCATTGCTGTGTGACTTTGAATGGGTTTAAAGGAAAAAGTCTGGCTCGAGCTCACTCGAACTTTCTTTATGTTTTATTACAGGTGGAAAAAATACCGCCGTCAAAGATATACAGATCTATATATCTGACGACTCTTGAAAGTAATAATAATTGATTATTCTTGTTACTTACCGAAGCGGAGCTTCCTAAAAAATCTCTGAACCACGTAGAGACAGCATCCGATGAAGCGAAAAGCAGCCATAAAAGCCACAAGCCAGAGTATTACTGAAAAATACACGGTCGATCTCTGTGGTAGGATAGAGACAGTAGTCTCGGTGGAAGTTGAAGACTGCATTTTGTCCAGAGACTCATATTGACCAATACCACCAGTTTCTAATACAACCGCCACTATTATGAAATTGGAAATGACCCACAAAATAATTACCAATGACCGAACCATGGCATAGTAGTTAGTCTTTTTCTCCTCGAAAGATACCTCCTCTTGACCTTCCTCAGGAGCCTCAGACATCAATATCTCGCGATGCTTGTTGAAATTCGCGTCAATCTCTCGAGCTGAAACCGGAATCTCCAGTTTCACGGTACCATCCTCCTTAGAATGGATTTTCCCTAGCGGCTTTGCAACGAAGCCCTTAGTTCCCCATGATATATCATGCACGTTACAAAACGCGTAGATATTCAGCACGTTGATGTAGGATGGACTGAGCAGCAAATATTGTACAAAACTTGTAAGCATATGCATGGGTTGAAGGTAGATCACAGAACTCAATAGGTAAAGGCAATAGGTCGAACCCATTGACACAATCAGGTCTCGAAAAGTCTCCTGTTTCATCAAACTCACAAATGTCACATTTCCGTTGTCTATAATGTTCCTGATCGAATGCACACTCATAAATATTGAGCAGAAAATCATGTAAACCATGAGGATAGCAAAAAAGATAAATGTCGAGAGGTAGAACTTTGAGGTTCCCTTGGGTTTGTTACCGAGGGACAGGATGAATGTAATCAGAATCGAGACACCATAGAGCCACAAGAAAAGCACAGATAACACTCTAAACACTTTTTGATCATTGTTAGAAACAGCAATGGACATTGTCAATATTCTGAAGACCAGGAAAAATGAGCTGAGAGAGAACCAAGATATCAATGtactcaaaaacaagtaGACAAACTGTAAATTGAGCATGAGCTTCCGGATGAAAGAATGACCACTACTCCAGATCTTATAAAAATGCAAAAAGGAGTAGAGGGCTGCGAAAAAGGCACCGTTCATCCATCTCCTTCGTTGCAAAATAAACTCTGGGATTTTCTCAGGGACGTCAGTGGAGCCATACGAGCTTCTGGAATACTTCAATGTCCAATTACTGTCTTTTTTGGTAACCACTTCAAAGCAAAGAATACGATCTTCGGCTAGATACATGTTTGTCATGAACAAGCGCGCATTCAAGTCATCACCCAGGAAATATTTTCGAAGAGGTTCGCCTCTTATTGCCTCAAACCTATAAGCCGAAAACGCACCCGGCAAAACGCTAATAAATCCAAAGTTTGATTCAGTAGTCTTATCAAGAATGTTAGAAAGCTTGTACTCAAAGTTTTGTGATGCAACTAGCGGGttaagaagcttcttgtaaCCTCTTCCTAAGTCAGTTTTAATTTCACCACATGCCCCACCGACCTGGGGATCTTTGAATTCGCGCCATAGCTCGTAAATTGAATCCTTCCCAGGCATGGTACCAGCGTCTAGCAAATTAATAACTGTTGGCTGCAAAACCTCAGCAAAAGCCTCTAGTGCCCAACGATGGGAattgattttcttttgattgttttctttcaagcaaaacaaCAATTGGATTGGAACAGTATTTTCGCCACACAGAAGATCAACCTTGCCATCCCTAATGCCTCGAATGTTGACTTTGGAGGTGTGTTCATAAACATGGGCAATTACTTTTTTATCGTTAATCTCACCCTTAGCAAATCCGTCTTGATAGCACCCTAGCGCGCTCATGAGAGCCAGCGAACGCTCATTGATTTTAGACCTTCCATCTGACACGATGCATACGACTATTTTTTTCCAAGCATCAGGCCCCCAAGTTGAtgaatttgtttttttcgTGAAATGGCGAATGTTATCCATAACACCTTTCAGAGTTCTTGCTAAAAGAACGTCATCTTCGTTGTACATTGTTATCACAATCATGAGCTCCGTTTGCCGCGGTAGTCCATATTTAAGTTGACGAAGCGTAAAGTTGTTTGACTGGAACATTTCCGGCTCACAAGTCACAGCCTGGTACCTCATAAACTTAAACTCATTGGAAAGCTTCTCTGGATCATCAACAGCCCTCACATATTGAGAAATCAAGTGTTCGCTAATGGGGCAATCAAAGATGAAATTGCCCATACTCAGCTTGAATTTTCTCACCGTGGTGAGCCTCCGAGAGGGCCTGTTGTGAGAACTGGCACTTGAATTGTCGCCTAGCTTTTCTGCAGAGTTCATTAGCACATCCCCCGATGCACCATCTTCAAGGAGATTTGTAGAAGATCTAATTTTGGCAAGAGTATTCGCATCGTTATCGTAAGAGTACTCCCCCAAGTCTCTTTCTTGCCTATCGTCGTAGTTTGTGTTGCTATATTCATCCCCTGAGTCAACGTTGTCAGCGTAGTCACCTAAGTTAAAGGCGCTTGAGTATGGGTTTGCCATTTCATTCTCATTGTTGTAGAAGGTATTGATTTGGTAATCGTCCCCGTTTTGGTCAACAAACCCAACTGGATCCTCGGGATCGTAGTCATAGAAGACGCTAGAAGAATTTAAATTTGATGATAAAAAGTCTGGTTGAGGGGCTGGGGGAGGTCTGCGATGGTCAAGTATGGGCTGGGTTTCCTGTGGGTAGTATTCCGCGCCAGTGCTTGAATTTGCGCTAGAGTTCCGAGGTTCATAGTCCATGTGGTATATTTGATCGTTACTAGTCTCATGGTTCATTGAAGTCATGGGAGCTACCGTATTGGGTGCAAACGGGATTGTTTGAGGCGCCTGATATACATTGATTGTGGGCACATTATAACTTTGGGGTAGTTGGTGACCATCATGCGGGGGATACGGCTCGCTATTTTGCTGGGAATTGCCTTGGAAGACTCCAGAAGATGTGTTATACGGTGTAGTTTGCTGAGCTTGGTAGGTTGTAGGATACTGCTTGACAAAGTCTTTGTATTCCTGTTCtctttgatcttcttcgtaGCTCTGGTCTGACCTTTCGCCCCGCGAACTCATGAAAGGGTTCTCGCCGTTATTAGTTTGGTCATTCCCGTATCCATGATTGTAGCGATAGCTCATCAGAGAGACGGCACTTTTTATACAAACGTTCTGTTATTTCCGATGAGTCTCAAACATGTTAGATCTCATCTATTTTAAAACTTGTAAACACCCAACCGCCGTGACTTACGATTTGATTAAGTAATAGTTTAAACTCAAACGTTTTAAAATCAGTTTCGAGAAACGGCAAACCTTGTGGGAAGTGACATAAGAATTCATCGCTTCGCAAAAAAAGGATGCTCGGAAACGAGATCTTCTATCACGCCAGTGATTTTCCCGGTGTTGATGAATTCTAACCTCTCAGCTGCCTGCTTGTAGATATAATTCCTTTTGAGTTTGTCACTGACGTACTCTCTAAAGCCGCATGGCTTTTGTGCAATAGCGGTAGCGTTCTTGAGCAGTACCCCTGCATTTTTTAGAAGTATTTCAGACGTTTTGGATgcattttgatttgaagagctgccGGATTCCGATTCTTTCATGGTCCACCTTAAGAGCTCATTATCAGACCTTGTAATCATAACATCGCACAATTTGAAAACAGTAGGGCTCAGTTCATTTTCTAAGCCTTTAAGGTGCCCTGACATGATGTCTAACCTTTTCTGAACAAGTTGTGACTCAACGCGACTCAAAAGGCGCCCAATCTCGGAACAAAAAGACcacttttgagaaaaggtcgaattttgatttgTCAAGCATAGCCGTAAAATGTCAATGCAAATCATAAGCTTGTCTAAATTTTCGCCAGATTCCTCAATAAATCTTTGGAGGCTATCATAGTCTGCGGAAATAGCTatttcaagaccttgaacCAAACTCATGGCAAGGTCAAGTTCCATAATCTCGTTGCCAACCTTTGATCGATCAATCTCGCTAGCAAATAACTTCAATTGGGATGTAAACTGCAAAGCAGCATCTCCGAGGTAGTTTGATTGAATCGGGTTGATTGTCGCTCTTTTGCCATGAGCTGCTTCGCCAAGTATTTCCATTAATGTACTCACAAATCGAAAACATACGGAGAGTGTTTCCACAAGTGTAAGGTGAGTGATTTCATCTTGCATTTCAACGTATTCCGCTGTAGACGTGTCGTGGACTTCCTTAATTCCTTTTCCTGTTGTTGAGTCGAAAGATTGTTGTGATAGATCCATGGATTGGAAATCATCGTCTTTATTCTCAAAGGACACGTCCCAAGTTTCAAGCTCTCGAAGGTGTAATTGTATCAAGTTTTGAGCCAGCTCAACAAACCTCTCGAAGATCTTTAGCAGAACCTCTCCAGTCAATTCTTCCTGACTCTCTTCCAAGATGCTTAAATAACAAGTCAGTAGATTGAAGAACAGATCCCATGAGCACAAATCACCAAACTTAGTAATAGCAAACTCAAACCGATCTATTATACTGTCTAAGGGCAAAAAAAGAGGGCTAACATCGCCCAAGTCCCTAATATTCACATATTGTAATATGTTGATGCCATCGCACGCAATGAAGTCCGTGTGCAACTTAAGGAGTAGCCGCGTCTGATTGTAATATATGTGATAGCTCCCGATTTCCGTACGATCGGGTGCATGTAAGCCTTGTTCATATGCGTTGACTGCCGCCATATATTGTCCTATagtttttttgatatctGAAAGAGCCCACCTTTcagcttgttcttctttagAAGTCGCATCGACGTAGAAGTCTTCCTCAGTAGTGAGCACATGCTTCTTACTAACGTTTCGCCTCATTCAGATATATAGAATGGCAATGGAAGAAATGTGTGTGTGCCTTACTTTAAATTGCGATGGCCCCTTTACATTTATTATTCACTGAGGCGGCTTCTACTTTTCACTAACGAGAGATGAGAACCTTTATCCACGTGATAGTTTCCTATATTCACTTAAACTTTTTCGTCACAAAGTTCGCAGTCTATATTTCGAACGAGCGTCCTTCCCTATCATGTATCATAGACAGGAAAGATAtgcggccttcttcttgtgcCATATAAATGAACTCTAACCTTCCCAGCGGATTGAAATACATATGCGACCCTCTTGAATTGAaaggttttttttcagaaggGGAGGTGCTTAGACAAGACATTGAGTTTGTCTCTGTTTTGACCAGTATAGACTTCAACCCAAAGTCTAGGTGTTTATTCCAATTCAGCAATTTCAGGCCTGGCGAAAGCGTATCTCCTGATTACACTTGTAAAATAACATGCAACAATGTGGAGACCTTGAACCTCACGAAGCTAACTCTCTCGCTTGTATCGCAGCAGTTCGATCTAGATTTCCCAGATTTGAATGATGCCGAAGGTTTCTATATGAAAGATATACACCTAGAGAAGCTTTGTTTCGTGTGCTGTAAAGGGACTTTTGTTACATGCGACAACAAAGGCGGTATTTTTCTGCAGGGCTTGCGCATCATTGATATACACTCTTCACTGTTCGACCCCACAAAACGAGATGAGAGGTCATCAATCAGCGAAACTGTGCGAGTTATATTCGACAATCTTGTAAAACTTAACGATAACTCCAAGGCCCAGTTCAAATTCGTCAAACTTCAGAACTACGATACCGCTATGAGAAAATACATCCAATCTAGACAAGAAAGCATGCTATCGctaaaagaaaaaaatcCTCTATTTGGACTCTTGAAGCCCCGAGCTGATCATGATTCACaaaatgattttgattcACAGCTGCCCGACCCTGACTCCAACCTAGATAACGCGATTTTTTATGGTCATCGTATACCAAGTGAAAGCCTTGATTCGCAAACTCCAAACCTAGTTTCAAGTGAGATAATCGAAGAAGGACAGAGCCCATCTGTTGCTGGAGCAGCCGGTACTCCAGCAGCTCTATCAGGCTCAAACAAACCATCATCTTATCAAGGATCCGGTTCGCTATCCATTTCACAGATAAGCCCTCCAAGAGAGACAGAGTACGTTCGCTTAAGCcgagattttgaaaccaGTGCGATTGAATCGAACAAGCGCTCAGCAGTTGTCACTTCTGACCAAGAAATTCGAGATGATTCTTCTCTTGATGACGATATTCTGGAATTTTCGCTCAGCACACATTCTGTGGACAAGAACGAACTTTCACAAACCTCGAGGGGTAGTCAGCCAACTTCCAAGCGGCAGAGAATACAGATGTTAGGAAACATTAGTCAAAAAGATCCAAATTCTTATATGTTTCATGCCTCGTTAGACGAACCTTTGATTATAAGTGGCGTAGTCTTTGGGCTTCGTATAAATGACGCTGCGTCAAGTCCTAGTATTGCGCTCTATATTCACGCAGgcagccttcaaaatgaaagTGTTTCCGCAAATCTTTATCCGTACAAGAATTGCACCGAGGTCCTGGCATATGCAAGCGATAGCATTGAGCTAAACTCGAAGCTTTTTCCAGCCGAGAATTCTGCAGAAATGCTTGAAGCACTGCGGTGGTACGTCGAAGATAAAAAGGTTGAgctcaaagtcaaaaagtcGTCCATACTCCTGGCCGACGGGTATTTCACCTTTGCGTGGACCCTCGTTTCAGTAAAGACTGCGGGTGACGCCCCGAAATTGAGCACATCTCAGACAAGCCATACTCCGCGATCCAGTCAGATTGTAGGTTCAAGTCAGGAAGCCTCGCAAGACTCTCTGGATCCCTTGAAAACCTTTGGTGAAATCTCCATATCAGGCAACGAGGTTGAATTCATCAGAACGTTTGCTCTCCTCGTGAGCGCAAAGACATTTGGCTCCAAAATGCACAAGTTCGTTTTCACTGACTTCACGTCACACCCCAAGAATAAGCTGTCCGCATTTGATTCTTTCCTAGGATCTTACACGAATCGCCTGCCCCAAGACATGGCGTTCCCTTTCGTGATATACAATGACCATTTCCGCGAGTTTACCACTCGACTGCAAAGGCACACGGGATACAATTTCAATCAGCTTTACAGCGGGAACGATAACAACCTCTCGAACCGAGGGATCGTGTGCAGGTTGTCGTTAAAGGTCAAACTCTACTCCGGTGGCATCGACGGAATTATCAGAAGGTGCGAGCCGATCGTGGTAACGAAACGTCTGCCAAAAGATGAGGAAAGGCACATCACCGAATTCTACGACCGGGCGATCCGCGAGATCCCCCAGATTGTGCTTCTTAACAACTTCGACAGCTACAAAACTTTTTTTCCCATCGCGATGTTCCGAGGTCTTGTCGTACTCGACACCAGCGACGCCCAGAACCAGCATCGCACGCCGCCGTCGTCACAGCCGGCCCTGGGCGCTCTCCAGCCTCTGCCCCAGAGGCCACCTCCAAAGCTCCacattgagcttgagcaTTTCACTGTCAACCGCCACATGGAAATACCGGTTCTGTACGGCTTAGACGCCACTGACAGCTCTCATCTCTTCGAGCTCAGGGCCAAAGTCGTGGCGGCTATTCGCACGGGCGAACTGTTGGCCTTCTATGTCACTAACGACTGGATTTCACAGGACATGCTGGATCCAACGCGAGTGCTGCGTGTTGAGATACCCGGCCGCTCCAACATGGACTACTTTTTTGGGACTTACGCTAGCCAAGAAACGCGCCCAGACCTCGCGGCACGTGACGCTCAACTCGGGACCATGATCGGCGAAACGTTCACGTTCCGCCTGGTTACTTTTGCTGTTCCTGTGAGCCCCAGCAGATTTCTACGCACCTGGTGTCCTGTAGAATGCACGATCCAAGAACTAAGTTACGAACTGGCAGCTCGACGGGGTCAAGCCGCTGCTAGGGTCAAGCTTGAAGATTCCTAGCCTGCTCACCCGCTTTAGCCACGCGGCGAACGTCCACAAACCTCCGCGGCTGTTGCCAGTATCTACGTCCCAGTCTactttccaaaagcttcgCTTTAACGGCTAGCCCCATTTCCCCACCATATTTTCTCAGCCACGTGTACACGTCATCTGCTCCACCGAATACTACAACTGTTGCGCCTCGGCGATCTACGTAGTTTGCAAAAGGAAGACGTTCTATGCGCGTCATTAATTTGCTATTGACATAAGACTTTTAGCCTTCAAACTGATGTCTTCTATCCGCGTTCTGGGCTCAGCATTCTTTTCGGTCAGTTAAATCTGTAGACCCCTTTATTACTCCGCCTAGCTGCATCCCTATGCACGATTATGCACCCTTTACTGTTGCCCCGGAAACATCATCCAATAGATTTTCTG contains:
- the DUG3 gene encoding glutamine amidotransferase subunit DUG3 (highly similar to uniprot|P53871 Saccharomyces cerevisiae YNL191W Hypothetical ORF); translated protein: MCRFLIFKGKEPIRLSHLLTRPAHSIIKQSFDSRLRVDMRRPINGDGFGVAYYPLDQELSEDGPCLFKAITPAWNNQNLETLAEKTKSDLVFAHVRASTYGVLSETNCHPFTYHNITFMHNGGIGNFTKIKRRLLAHIGDEYFNLIQGSTDSECAFALFLDTLEKMGSNPSESTGHFGHTTLRNCMLRTIEIIKDWTKEANGNDPDAEPSILNFAVTDGTDVVVSRYITSRKYQGASLHFSCGSSFVEYAPGEYRMERLDRNQDVVMVASEPLTFERGDWITVPTNTILTIKNQTVLLHPIIDEYFQENPLYARNSSLAERKGLMGAVPVSKPTDKNVPPLEREGRSRPQTSRLVA
- the CHS1 gene encoding chitin synthase I (similar to uniprot|P08004 Saccharomyces cerevisiae YNL192W CHS1 Chitin synthase I requires activation from zymogenic form in order to catalyze the transfer of N-acetylglucosamine (GlcNAc) to chitin required for repairing the chitin septum during cytokinesis transcription activated by mating factor), with protein sequence MSYRYNHGYGNDQTNNGENPFMSSRGERSDQSYEEDQREQEYKDFVKQYPTTYQAQQTTPYNTSSGVFQGNSQQNSEPYPPHDGHQLPQSYNVPTINVYQAPQTIPFAPNTVAPMTSMNHETSNDQIYHMDYEPRNSSANSSTGAEYYPQETQPILDHRRPPPAPQPDFLSSNLNSSSVFYDYDPEDPVGFVDQNGDDYQINTFYNNENEMANPYSSAFNLGDYADNVDSGDEYSNTNYDDRQERDLGEYSYDNDANTLAKIRSSTNLLEDGASGDVLMNSAEKLGDNSSASSHNRPSRRLTTVRKFKLSMGNFIFDCPISEHLISQYVRAVDDPEKLSNEFKFMRYQAVTCEPEMFQSNNFTLRQLKYGLPRQTELMIVITMYNEDDVLLARTLKGVMDNIRHFTKKTNSSTWGPDAWKKIVVCIVSDGRSKINERSLALMSALGCYQDGFAKGEINDKKVIAHVYEHTSKVNIRGIRDGKVDLLCGENTVPIQLLFCLKENNQKKINSHRWALEAFAEVLQPTVINLLDAGTMPGKDSIYELWREFKDPQVGGACGEIKTDLGRGYKKLLNPLVASQNFEYKLSNILDKTTESNFGFISVLPGAFSAYRFEAIRGEPLRKYFLGDDLNARLFMTNMYLAEDRILCFEVVTKKDSNWTLKYSRSSYGSTDVPEKIPEFILQRRRWMNGAFFAALYSFLHFYKIWSSGHSFIRKLMLNLQFVYLFLSTLISWFSLSSFFLVFRILTMSIAVSNNDQKVFRVLSVLFLWLYGVSILITFILSLGNKPKGTSKFYLSTFIFFAILMVYMIFCSIFMSVHSIRNIIDNGNVTFVSLMKQETFRDLIVSMGSTYCLYLLSSVIYLQPMHMLTSFVQYLLLSPSYINVLNIYAFCNVHDISWGTKGFVAKPLGKIHSKEDGTVKLEIPVSAREIDANFNKHREILMSEAPEEGQEEVSFEEKKTNYYAMVRSLVIILWVISNFIIVAVVLETGGIGQYESLDKMQSSTSTETTVSILPQRSTVYFSVILWLVAFMAAFRFIGCCLYVVQRFFRKLRFGK
- the CDC13 gene encoding telomere-binding protein CDC13 (some similarities with uniprot|P32797 Saccharomyces cerevisiae YDL220C CDC13 Single stranded DNA- binding protein found at TG1-3 telomere G-tails regulates telomere replication through recruitment of specific sub- complexes but the essential function is telomere capping) codes for the protein MNSNLPSGLKYICDPLELKGFFSEGEVLRQDIEFVSVLTSIDFNPKSRCLFQFSNFRPGESVSPDYTCKITCNNVETLNLTKLTLSLVSQQFDLDFPDLNDAEGFYMKDIHLEKLCFVCCKGTFVTCDNKGGIFLQGLRIIDIHSSLFDPTKRDERSSISETVRVIFDNLVKLNDNSKAQFKFVKLQNYDTAMRKYIQSRQESMLSLKEKNPLFGLLKPRADHDSQNDFDSQLPDPDSNLDNAIFYGHRIPSESLDSQTPNLVSSEIIEEGQSPSVAGAAGTPAALSGSNKPSSYQGSGSLSISQISPPRETEYVRLSRDFETSAIESNKRSAVVTSDQEIRDDSSLDDDILEFSLSTHSVDKNELSQTSRGSQPTSKRQRIQMLGNISQKDPNSYMFHASLDEPLIISGVVFGLRINDAASSPSIALYIHAGSLQNESVSANLYPYKNCTEVLAYASDSIELNSKLFPAENSAEMLEALRWYVEDKKVELKVKKSSILLADGYFTFAWTLVSVKTAGDAPKLSTSQTSHTPRSSQIVGSSQEASQDSLDPLKTFGEISISGNEVEFIRTFALLVSAKTFGSKMHKFVFTDFTSHPKNKLSAFDSFLGSYTNRLPQDMAFPFVIYNDHFREFTTRLQRHTGYNFNQLYSGNDNNLSNRGIVCRLSLKVKLYSGGIDGIIRRCEPIVVTKRLPKDEERHITEFYDRAIREIPQIVLLNNFDSYKTFFPIAMFRGLVVLDTSDAQNQHRTPPSSQPALGALQPLPQRPPPKLHIELEHFTVNRHMEIPVLYGLDATDSSHLFELRAKVVAAIRTGELLAFYVTNDWISQDMLDPTRVLRVEIPGRSNMDYFFGTYASQETRPDLAARDAQLGTMIGETFTFRLVTFAVPVSPSRFLRTWCPVECTIQELSYELAARRGQAAARVKLEDS
- a CDS encoding uncharacterized protein (similar to uniprot|P53870 Saccharomyces cerevisiae YNL193W Hypothetical ORF), with protein sequence MRRNVSKKHVLTTEEDFYVDATSKEEQAERWALSDIKKTIGQYMAAVNAYEQGLHAPDRTEIGSYHIYYNQTRLLLKLHTDFIACDGINILQYVNIRDLGDVSPLFLPLDSIIDRFEFAITKFGDLCSWDLFFNLLTCYLSILEESQEELTGEVLLKIFERFVELAQNLIQLHLRELETWDVSFENKDDDFQSMDLSQQSFDSTTGKGIKEVHDTSTAEYVEMQDEITHLTLVETLSVCFRFVSTLMEILGEAAHGKRATINPIQSNYLGDAALQFTSQLKLFASEIDRSKVGNEIMELDLAMSLVQGLEIAISADYDSLQRFIEESGENLDKLMICIDILRLCLTNQNSTFSQKWSFCSEIGRLLSRVESQLVQKRLDIMSGHLKGLENELSPTVFKLCDVMITRSDNELLRWTMKESESGSSSNQNASKTSEILLKNAGVLLKNATAIAQKPCGFREYVSDKLKRNYIYKQAAERLEFINTGKITGVIEDLVSEHPFFAKR
- the DTD1 gene encoding D-tyrosyl-tRNA(Tyr) deacylase (highly similar to uniprot|Q07648 Saccharomyces cerevisiae YDL219W DTD1 D-Tyr-tRNA(Tyr) deacylase functions in protein translation may affect nonsense suppression via alteration of the protein synthesis machinery ubiquitous among eukaryotes) codes for the protein MRVVLQKVSKAAVTVDSEVVSAIKEGYMLLVGISVHDTIEDAEKISRKVLNLRIFEDENGAFWKKNVKEAGGQILSISQFTLQAVTKKGTKPDFHLAQKGPIAKGLYDEFLGLLRKDMGDENVKDGVFGAMMSCELVNEGPVTIVLDTKE